From the Patescibacteria group bacterium genome, one window contains:
- a CDS encoding glutaredoxin family protein produces the protein MEVKIYTTSTCPYCQMAKAFMKENGIEFQEINVAEDQQALTQMVQKSGQMGVPVIEIDGQIVVGFDRPKLAQLLGI, from the coding sequence ATGGAAGTAAAGATTTATACCACTTCAACCTGTCCTTATTGCCAGATGGCAAAGGCATTTATGAAAGAAAACGGAATTGAGTTTCAGGAGATTAATGTAGCTGAAGATCAGCAGGCGTTGACCCAGATGGTTCAAAAAAGCGGCCAGATGGGCGTGCCGGTAATTGAGATAGATGGCCAGATTGTGGTTGGTTTTGACCGGCCAAAATTAGCCCAATTGCTGGGAATTTAA